In bacterium, one genomic interval encodes:
- a CDS encoding thiamine pyrophosphate-dependent dehydrogenase E1 component subunit alpha: MPGIPDEIKIRLLTVMLKTRATEEKIVSLYRQGQIVGGVYTGRGMEATTVASAMTLEEQDYLFPIHRDLGAHLAKGQSVLNILLQYLGRADGLSRGRESGIHFSDTRLRIIGNVSHLGAMIPVAVGAALGGRMQGESCVAMNYIGEGGSNIGDFHEGLNFAAVQNAPFVLILENNRYAYSTPVHKSSRCEKLADRALGYGMPGVQVDGNDALEVYRIVKAAVERAREGQGPSLIECLTMRMAGHSAHDDAAYMDQRQVAEYERRDPIHSLEGRLLEERVIDRSYLARLRQQISAEIEAAAETALAASPPDPSGVSDGVYA, translated from the coding sequence ATGCCCGGCATTCCAGACGAGATAAAAATCAGACTGCTCACGGTGATGCTCAAAACCAGAGCCACTGAAGAAAAGATTGTTTCCCTGTACCGGCAAGGTCAGATCGTCGGCGGCGTGTACACCGGACGCGGCATGGAGGCGACCACCGTCGCCTCGGCCATGACATTGGAGGAGCAGGATTATCTGTTTCCCATCCATCGTGACCTTGGCGCCCATCTGGCCAAAGGCCAGTCCGTGCTCAATATTTTACTCCAATATCTCGGCCGCGCCGATGGCCTAAGCCGCGGCAGAGAAAGCGGCATTCATTTCAGCGATACGCGTCTGCGCATCATCGGCAATGTCAGTCACCTGGGCGCCATGATCCCGGTGGCCGTGGGCGCGGCCTTGGGTGGGCGGATGCAGGGCGAGTCCTGCGTTGCGATGAATTATATCGGCGAAGGGGGCTCCAACATTGGTGATTTTCACGAAGGCCTCAACTTTGCGGCAGTGCAAAACGCGCCCTTTGTGCTGATTCTTGAGAACAACCGCTACGCATACTCCACGCCCGTGCATAAAAGCTCACGCTGTGAAAAATTAGCCGATCGCGCCCTGGGCTACGGCATGCCCGGCGTTCAAGTGGATGGCAATGATGCCCTGGAGGTTTATCGGATTGTCAAGGCTGCGGTCGAACGGGCACGAGAAGGTCAAGGGCCCAGTCTGATCGAATGTCTGACCATGCGCATGGCCGGACATTCCGCCCATGATGACGCCGCCTACATGGACCAAAGGCAGGTGGCGGAGTATGAACGCAGAGATCCCATCCATTCACTGGAAGGTCGACTGCTGGAGGAAAGAGTCATTGACCGCTCTTACCTGGCCCGTCTTCGTCAGCAGATTTCGGCGGAAATCGAGGCGGCTGCCGAGACCGCTCTGGCGGCGTCGCCGCCGGATCCTTCTGGAGTGAGCGACGGCGTCTACGCCTGA